From Buchnera aphidicola (Mindarus keteleerifoliae), the proteins below share one genomic window:
- the ppa gene encoding inorganic diphosphatase yields the protein MNLNIIPSGKKIPENIYVIIEISSNSNPIKYEVNKKTGVLFVDRFIPTPMFYPCNYGYINKTKSEDGDPLDVLIPSPYPILEGSVILCRPVGLLKMIDENGKDNKIIAVPHEHITDIYNNIKDVDDISKDLKSKITHFFLHYKDLEPGKWVKNIQWCNQKEAKKEILFCLK from the coding sequence ATGAATTTAAATATAATTCCATCCGGAAAAAAAATTCCTGAAAACATTTATGTTATTATTGAAATATCTTCTAATTCAAACCCTATAAAATATGAAGTAAATAAAAAAACAGGAGTTCTTTTTGTAGATCGATTTATTCCAACTCCAATGTTTTATCCATGTAATTATGGATATATCAATAAAACAAAATCCGAAGATGGAGACCCTTTAGACGTTTTAATACCTTCACCTTACCCAATTTTAGAAGGTTCGGTTATTTTGTGTCGTCCTGTAGGGTTGCTTAAAATGATAGATGAAAACGGAAAAGATAATAAAATTATAGCTGTTCCTCATGAACATATCACAGATATTTATAACAATATAAAAGACGTAGATGATATTTCTAAAGATTTAAAATCAAAAATTACACATTTTTTTTTACATTATAAAGATCTTGAACCAGGAAAATGGGTAAAAAATATTCAATGGTGTAATCAAAAAGAAGCAAAAAAAGAAATCCTATTTTGTTTAAAATAA
- the rpmB gene encoding 50S ribosomal protein L28 produces MSKICKITGKKPMSGNNRSHSMNATKRKFLPNLQSHRFWISKEKKFIKLKISTKAIRLIDKKGIQFFLNKNKKI; encoded by the coding sequence ATGTCTAAAATTTGCAAAATAACAGGAAAAAAACCAATGTCTGGAAATAACCGGTCTCATTCTATGAATGCTACCAAAAGAAAATTTTTACCTAATTTACAATCTCACAGATTCTGGATTAGTAAAGAAAAAAAATTTATAAAACTAAAAATTTCAACAAAAGCTATTCGTTTAATTGACAAAAAAGGTATACAATTTTTTCTTAACAAAAATAAAAAGATATAA
- the fliQ gene encoding flagellar biosynthesis protein FliQ gives MSSEYVVTIFKEALKVTLMLSLPLLLVSLITGLVVGVFQAVTQINEQTLSFIPKMISVIITLFFLGPWMLRIIKEFFYFLFNGFQLNN, from the coding sequence ATGTCTTCTGAATATGTTGTAACAATTTTTAAAGAAGCTTTAAAAGTAACATTAATGTTATCTTTACCGTTATTATTAGTATCGTTAATAACGGGTTTGGTAGTTGGGGTTTTTCAAGCTGTAACTCAAATTAATGAACAAACGTTATCTTTTATACCTAAGATGATTTCGGTTATTATAACTTTATTTTTTTTAGGACCTTGGATGTTAAGAATAATTAAAGAATTTTTTTATTTTTTGTTCAATGGTTTTCAGTTGAATAATTAA
- the rpmG gene encoding 50S ribosomal protein L33, with translation MAKKIREKIKLVSSSGSGHYYTTTKNKRSKLTKLELKKYDPKIKKHVLYTEKKIKK, from the coding sequence ATGGCTAAAAAAATTAGAGAAAAAATAAAATTAGTTTCTTCTAGCGGTTCTGGACATTACTATACCACAACTAAAAATAAAAGATCAAAATTAACAAAATTAGAATTAAAAAAATATGATCCAAAAATAAAAAAACATGTCTTATATACTGAAAAAAAAATAAAAAAATAA
- the gltX gene encoding glutamate--tRNA ligase — MKIRTRFAPSPTGLLHIGGARTALYSWLFAKRHKGSFILRIEDTDVKRSSSKAIKSITEGLIWLGIKWDEGPFFQVDKLSYYQRIIKSMILNKMAYKCYCSKERLEVLRKSKMLKKEKPKYDRRCRKIKQLYEDNRSYVVRFCNPLEGSVIVDDQIKGKIIFQNKELDDLIIQRVDGMPTYNFCVVIDDRDMKISHIIRGEDHINNTPRQINILKSLGADIPVYAHLPLIVDKKGKKISKRDNLIDIIEYNKKGFLPDSLVNYMLRLGWSNGDKEIFSIEEVKKIFNLKDISTSSSTFDIEKLSWYNRFYIRNASVDYLEDILKKQFSIMKVNLDNNPRLKDLIQFLRFRFDTIKDMALACSFFYEEHIVIKNIYKKYFFVNTKEILLYFFKKINSVKKWNVKEISLISKKILEKFKINFKDLAIPLRIILIGKDSSFPINVIVFLLGRKKVSLRIKKGLELIN; from the coding sequence ATGAAAATAAGAACAAGGTTTGCTCCTAGCCCGACAGGACTTTTACATATTGGAGGAGCTAGAACAGCGTTGTATTCTTGGCTGTTTGCTAAAAGACATAAAGGATCCTTTATTTTAAGAATAGAAGATACAGATGTTAAAAGATCATCGTCAAAAGCAATTAAGTCCATTACAGAAGGTTTAATTTGGTTAGGTATAAAATGGGATGAAGGTCCATTTTTTCAAGTTGATAAATTGTCTTATTATCAAAGAATTATAAAATCAATGATTTTAAATAAAATGGCATACAAATGTTATTGTTCAAAGGAAAGATTAGAAGTTCTTAGAAAATCTAAAATGTTAAAAAAAGAAAAACCTAAATATGATCGAAGATGCAGAAAAATAAAACAATTATATGAAGATAATCGATCATATGTTGTTAGATTTTGTAATCCATTAGAAGGTTCTGTAATAGTTGATGATCAAATAAAAGGAAAAATAATATTTCAAAATAAGGAGTTGGATGATCTTATTATTCAGCGTGTAGATGGTATGCCAACATATAATTTTTGTGTCGTTATAGATGATCGAGACATGAAAATCTCTCATATAATTAGAGGAGAAGATCATATTAATAATACTCCTCGACAAATAAATATTCTAAAATCTTTAGGAGCCGATATCCCTGTTTATGCGCATTTACCCCTAATAGTTGATAAAAAAGGGAAAAAAATTTCAAAAAGAGATAATTTGATAGATATCATAGAGTATAATAAGAAAGGGTTTTTACCTGATTCATTAGTAAATTATATGCTTAGATTAGGTTGGTCTAATGGAGATAAAGAAATTTTTTCTATAGAAGAGGTGAAAAAAATTTTTAATTTAAAGGATATTAGTACTTCATCTAGTACATTTGATATAGAAAAATTATCTTGGTATAATCGTTTTTATATAAGAAATGCGTCGGTAGATTATTTGGAAGATATTTTAAAAAAACAATTTTCAATTATGAAAGTAAATTTAGATAATAATCCTCGTTTGAAAGATTTAATTCAATTTTTAAGATTTAGATTTGATACAATAAAAGATATGGCTTTAGCCTGTAGTTTTTTTTATGAAGAGCACATTGTTATTAAAAATATATATAAGAAATATTTTTTTGTAAATACGAAAGAAATTTTACTTTATTTTTTCAAAAAAATAAATTCTGTTAAAAAATGGAATGTTAAAGAAATTTCTTTGATTTCAAAAAAAATCTTAGAAAAATTTAAAATAAATTTTAAAGATTTAGCTATTCCTTTAAGAATAATTTTAATAGGAAAAGATAGTTCTTTTCCTATAAATGTAATAGTTTTTCTTTTAGGAAGAAAAAAAGTGTCATTAAGAATTAAAAAAGGATTAGAATTAATAAATTGA
- the pmbA gene encoding metalloprotease PmbA, with amino-acid sequence MNIFHSTKVEESLFKNRIRTILNLVRNRIDGSEITILKSTGITMNLRFGKIENIEFHNGSSLTVTVFNNNKTGTASSSDLSMNGIKKIIEGAISISKNTNSDPFSSLPEIELLAFKMEKIDLFYPWIFELDKVKNFLKLAEEAAFNFDKRIINTEGISFNACITTKVFGNTHNMIQAYHTSQYSLSSCVVAKDKFDMQRDYEYSYVRDMKEIQNPIWIGKKSAEKALSRLSPIKIKTIKSSVILNPDVAASIFFHFSEAIKGINVYKNSTFLLNYLGKKIFPHWLNIQEDPNLKKGIASKPFDDEGVKTKFQYIIENGILNTWLLNSYSGRRLGKLSTGNSGGIHNWKICSTLKLNFKELLKMMNSGLLITELLGSGTNLITGDFSYGAVGFWVSNGEIQYPVNEITISGNLKNLFLNIEGISNDDIDKRNSIQCGSVLVSNIQISGS; translated from the coding sequence ATGAATATTTTTCATTCAACAAAAGTAGAAGAATCGTTATTTAAAAACAGAATAAGAACAATTTTAAATCTTGTTAGAAATAGAATAGATGGTTCTGAAATAACAATTTTAAAAAGTACTGGTATTACTATGAATTTAAGATTTGGAAAAATAGAAAACATAGAATTTCATAATGGATCAAGTTTAACTGTTACGGTTTTTAATAATAATAAAACAGGGACTGCTTCTTCTTCTGATTTAAGTATGAATGGAATAAAAAAGATTATTGAAGGTGCGATTAGCATTTCAAAGAATACAAATTCAGATCCTTTTTCTAGTTTACCTGAAATAGAGTTATTAGCGTTTAAAATGGAAAAGATAGATTTATTTTATCCTTGGATTTTTGAATTAGATAAAGTAAAAAATTTTTTAAAATTAGCCGAAGAAGCAGCTTTCAATTTTGATAAAAGAATTATAAATACAGAAGGAATTTCTTTCAATGCTTGTATTACTACAAAAGTATTTGGTAATACGCACAATATGATTCAAGCGTATCATACAAGTCAATATTCTTTATCTAGTTGCGTGGTTGCAAAAGACAAATTTGATATGCAAAGAGATTATGAATATTCTTATGTTCGAGATATGAAAGAAATTCAAAATCCAATTTGGATAGGTAAAAAAAGTGCAGAAAAGGCTTTATCTAGATTATCCCCTATCAAAATCAAAACAATAAAATCTTCGGTTATATTGAATCCTGATGTAGCAGCTAGTATTTTTTTTCATTTTTCTGAGGCAATTAAAGGAATAAATGTATATAAAAATTCAACGTTTTTGTTAAATTATTTAGGAAAAAAAATATTTCCTCATTGGTTAAATATTCAAGAAGATCCAAATTTAAAAAAAGGAATTGCATCTAAACCGTTTGATGATGAGGGGGTAAAAACTAAATTTCAGTATATTATTGAAAATGGAATATTAAATACATGGTTATTAAATAGTTATTCAGGAAGAAGATTAGGAAAATTAAGTACTGGAAATTCGGGAGGAATTCATAATTGGAAAATTTGTTCAACTTTAAAATTAAATTTTAAAGAATTACTCAAAATGATGAATTCAGGACTTTTAATAACTGAATTATTAGGAAGCGGAACCAATTTGATAACAGGAGATTTCTCTTATGGTGCTGTAGGATTTTGGGTTTCAAATGGTGAGATTCAATATCCTGTAAATGAAATTACTATTTCTGGAAATTTAAAAAATTTATTTCTTAATATAGAAGGAATAAGTAACGACGATATTGATAAACGAAATAGCATACAATGTGGTTCGGTTCTTGTATCAAACATTCAAATATCAGGAAGTTAA
- the tal gene encoding transaldolase, producing MNQLRSLKKITTVVADTGDIKFIKKYQPKDATTNPTLILRAINLHAYQHLIISALKYAKLKGGNYQKKVVNASEKISVLIGAEILKYIPGKISTEIDARLSFNKDQCIEKAHSIIRMYEEEGIERSKILIKVAATWECICAAKELKKDNINCNLTLLFSFAQARACAEAEVFLISPFVGRIYDWYQSKFPTKTYLVENDPGVKSVKKIYKYYKENNYKTIVMGASFRRIEQILALAGCDCLTISPELLKELEIKPGNVEQILKDEKKYCKDSSILSESEFRWDHNEDPMAVEKLSEGIRKFSEDQEKLEKTFSKKF from the coding sequence ATGAATCAATTACGAAGTTTAAAAAAAATTACAACTGTTGTAGCAGATACAGGAGATATTAAATTTATTAAAAAATATCAACCTAAAGATGCAACTACTAATCCAACTCTTATTTTACGAGCAATTAATTTACATGCTTATCAACATCTTATTATTTCAGCTTTGAAATATGCTAAATTAAAAGGAGGAAATTATCAAAAGAAAGTTGTTAATGCTAGTGAAAAAATTTCAGTTTTAATAGGTGCTGAAATATTAAAATATATACCTGGAAAAATTTCGACTGAAATAGATGCTAGATTATCTTTTAATAAAGATCAATGTATTGAAAAAGCACATTCGATTATAAGAATGTATGAAGAAGAAGGTATCGAACGATCTAAAATTTTAATTAAAGTAGCAGCTACTTGGGAATGTATTTGTGCTGCTAAAGAACTAAAGAAAGATAATATTAATTGTAATTTAACTTTATTATTTTCATTTGCTCAAGCTAGAGCATGTGCAGAAGCTGAAGTATTTTTAATTTCTCCTTTTGTAGGAAGAATCTACGATTGGTATCAATCAAAATTTCCTACTAAAACATATTTAGTTGAAAATGATCCAGGAGTAAAGTCTGTTAAAAAAATTTATAAATATTATAAAGAAAATAATTATAAAACAATCGTTATGGGAGCTAGTTTCAGAAGAATCGAACAGATATTAGCGTTAGCAGGATGCGATTGTTTGACGATTTCCCCTGAATTGTTAAAAGAATTAGAAATTAAACCAGGGAATGTTGAACAAATTTTGAAAGATGAAAAAAAATACTGTAAAGATAGTAGTATTCTATCAGAATCTGAGTTTAGATGGGATCATAATGAAGACCCTATGGCTGTTGAAAAATTGTCTGAGGGAATTCGAAAATTTTCGGAAGATCAAGAAAAATTAGAAAAAACATTTTCCAAAAAGTTTTAG
- a CDS encoding flagellar hook-basal body complex protein FliE, translating to MLITTNNNCESLYTDKIKNLKIKETIKFKKFITFPQEKNKKININEKNKSNFIKKKKEKLSFNDSIIKLEKSEISTEAAMRIANKLILIYQEIMNLQL from the coding sequence ATGTTGATTACAACAAATAACAATTGTGAATCACTTTACACTGATAAAATAAAAAATCTAAAAATAAAAGAAACTATCAAATTTAAAAAATTTATCACCTTTCCTCAAGAAAAAAATAAAAAAATTAATATTAATGAAAAAAATAAATCCAATTTTATAAAAAAGAAAAAAGAAAAGTTATCTTTTAATGATTCTATTATTAAATTAGAAAAATCTGAAATTTCTACTGAAGCAGCAATGAGAATTGCCAACAAATTAATCTTAATTTATCAAGAAATTATGAATTTACAATTATAA
- a CDS encoding flagellar biosynthetic protein FliR: MLDDNLYNFLQDLNFYIYSVIRIYSFIMTVSVLNNRIISYKTKFLFSILTSFILKSGQFSEDIVFFSLKSFLIILEQIVIGMMISHVLNLIFSVSKIAGEIISIQMGLSFSAMFDFNSNLNSLVISRFMNLFTSFLFFSFNGHIIIINLIVKSFQFFPIQNIFFSKRIFFNLVVFFNAILLESLMFIFPIVICLLLVNIIISILNRICYQLSVFSIGIPIILLVGILMIYYIVSIMSFKFNEYFFNLLNQL; encoded by the coding sequence ATGTTAGATGACAATTTATATAATTTTTTACAAGATCTAAATTTTTATATTTATTCTGTAATTAGAATTTATTCATTTATTATGACTGTTTCAGTATTGAATAATAGAATTATAAGTTATAAAACTAAATTTTTGTTTTCAATATTAACTAGTTTTATCTTGAAATCAGGCCAATTTTCTGAAGATATTGTTTTTTTTTCGTTAAAAAGTTTTTTAATTATATTAGAACAAATTGTCATAGGAATGATGATAAGTCATGTTTTAAATTTAATTTTTTCAGTTTCTAAAATAGCAGGAGAAATCATAAGTATACAAATGGGACTATCTTTCTCTGCTATGTTTGATTTTAATTCAAACTTAAATAGTTTGGTTATTTCAAGATTTATGAATTTATTTACAAGTTTTTTATTTTTTTCATTTAATGGTCATATTATAATAATAAATTTAATTGTTAAAAGTTTTCAGTTTTTTCCTATACAAAACATTTTTTTTTCAAAAAGAATATTTTTTAATTTAGTTGTTTTTTTTAATGCAATTTTGTTAGAAAGTTTAATGTTTATTTTTCCAATAGTAATATGTTTATTATTAGTAAATATAATAATTTCTATTTTAAATCGTATTTGTTATCAGTTATCTGTTTTTTCAATTGGAATTCCTATCATATTATTAGTAGGTATTTTAATGATATATTATATTGTATCTATAATGTCATTTAAATTTAACGAATATTTTTTTAATTTATTGAATCAGCTATAA
- the fliF gene encoding flagellar basal-body MS-ring/collar protein FliF, giving the protein MKINHIQDMYQKIRQKINFITKNLINDYRILFFIAFLILSGMIIFFLWNNSSKYSVIYSNLSNEEKQVFINKLEDSKIPYRFSKDSNSLLVPTEKLENTKNFLFKNSSSEKKEVGFELLDNQKFGISQFNERINYERALEGELSKTIQKLILVNNARVHIAWPKSSLFMEEKKEPSASVFLELKPNFSLNLEQINAIKNLVSNSITGLSVKKVMILDQFGRLLDDSNAQLSFFDDFKNKYISNIESKYKKKIKSLLIPIFGSKNIQVEVTAQIDFNEKERTNESYSPNLEKGHQSIRSEENSIDEKVISKYLEALKELILSTRKLSLHNSEKDVFSRKELEKNVIFQKKNNIDFLNFLNVRDFNNKIINYELNRSISHIRVSTGKIKKLSIGVVINYLKNGLNKKKSISDSDLNKIKKLISGAVGYSLKRGDQINIVSALFSNNDLKESKITVHPLNGFNFFLEYKSIGYIFLFLLCLILLNLCFLIRKRS; this is encoded by the coding sequence ATGAAAATAAATCATATTCAAGATATGTACCAAAAAATTAGACAAAAAATAAATTTTATTACAAAAAATTTAATTAATGACTATAGGATTTTATTTTTTATTGCTTTTTTAATATTATCAGGAATGATCATTTTTTTTTTGTGGAATAATTCTTCTAAATATTCTGTAATATATTCAAATTTGTCTAATGAAGAAAAACAAGTTTTCATAAATAAGTTGGAAGATTCTAAAATTCCGTATAGATTTTCAAAAGATTCTAATAGTTTATTAGTTCCTACAGAAAAACTAGAAAACACGAAAAATTTTTTGTTTAAAAACTCTTCTTCTGAAAAAAAAGAAGTAGGATTTGAATTATTAGATAATCAAAAATTTGGAATTAGTCAATTTAATGAAAGAATTAATTATGAACGCGCCTTGGAAGGAGAACTCTCTAAAACTATTCAAAAATTAATTTTGGTTAATAATGCTCGAGTTCATATAGCTTGGCCTAAATCTTCTTTATTTATGGAAGAAAAAAAAGAACCTTCAGCATCAGTTTTTTTAGAACTTAAACCAAACTTTTCATTGAATTTAGAACAAATAAATGCTATTAAAAATTTAGTTTCGAATAGTATAACAGGGTTATCTGTCAAAAAAGTTATGATATTAGATCAGTTTGGAAGATTATTAGATGATTCAAATGCACAGCTAAGTTTTTTTGATGATTTTAAAAATAAATATATTTCAAATATAGAATCTAAATATAAAAAAAAAATAAAGTCTCTTTTGATTCCTATTTTTGGGTCTAAAAATATACAAGTTGAAGTTACAGCACAAATAGATTTTAATGAAAAAGAAAGAACAAACGAAAGTTATTCCCCAAATTTGGAAAAAGGTCATCAATCAATTAGATCAGAAGAAAATTCTATTGACGAAAAAGTCATTTCAAAATATCTTGAAGCATTAAAAGAATTAATTTTATCAACAAGAAAACTTTCGTTACATAATTCTGAAAAAGATGTATTTAGTCGAAAAGAATTAGAAAAAAATGTTATTTTTCAGAAAAAAAACAATATTGATTTTTTAAATTTTTTAAATGTTCGTGATTTTAATAATAAAATTATTAATTATGAATTAAATCGTTCAATATCACATATTAGAGTAAGCACTGGAAAAATTAAGAAATTATCAATAGGAGTAGTTATTAATTATTTAAAAAATGGACTTAATAAAAAAAAATCAATCTCTGATTCTGATTTAAATAAAATAAAAAAATTAATTTCTGGTGCTGTAGGATATTCCTTGAAAAGAGGCGATCAGATTAATATCGTTAGTGCTTTATTTTCAAATAATGATTTAAAAGAATCTAAAATAACGGTCCATCCTTTAAATGGATTTAATTTTTTTTTAGAATATAAGAGTATAGGATATATATTTCTTTTTTTACTTTGTTTAATTTTATTAAATTTATGTTTTCTTATAAGAAAAAGATCATAA
- a CDS encoding flagellar biosynthetic protein FliO, which yields MQKIIHSLENYLFFQNKIIQPKDFLLLIVLMLLAMIIFLFLLKIKNILKFKNNKHIQIIAKTFIGPSEYILIIKYNQILLILGITKKSITCLHKILPQYRICNKKSFLQGDKNAKKK from the coding sequence ATGCAAAAAATAATACATTCATTAGAAAATTATTTGTTTTTTCAAAACAAGATTATTCAACCTAAAGATTTTTTATTATTAATAGTACTAATGCTTTTAGCAATGATAATTTTTTTATTTTTGTTGAAAATTAAAAATATACTTAAATTTAAAAATAATAAACATATTCAAATTATTGCTAAAACTTTTATAGGACCAAGTGAATATATATTAATAATTAAATATAATCAAATATTATTAATATTAGGTATAACCAAAAAAAGTATTACTTGTTTACATAAAATTTTACCTCAATATCGAATATGTAATAAGAAATCATTTCTTCAAGGTGATAAAAATGCTAAAAAAAAATAA
- the fliP gene encoding flagellar type III secretion system pore protein FliP (The bacterial flagellar biogenesis protein FliP forms a type III secretion system (T3SS)-type pore required for flagellar assembly.) — translation MLKKNNYFFFKKTNIFQLFCFFPCFISSTAYGNTQSSFFNDILNNKYEYFPSSLKTFILIALLTFLPAFLLMMTSFTRIIIVFSLLRNALGIPNSPSNQIIVGLSLFLTFFIMSPVLNESYKIGYVPFSENKITIKETIEKSINPFKKFMLNQVKESDLIAFSNLSHEFTFQKKIDVPMNILLPSFIISELKAAFQIGFTIFIPFLIVDLVVASVLMSLGMMMVPPSTISLPLKLMLFVLVDGWQLLVFSLSNSFHI, via the coding sequence ATGCTAAAAAAAAATAATTATTTTTTTTTTAAAAAAACTAATATTTTCCAATTATTTTGTTTTTTTCCTTGTTTTATTTCATCAACAGCTTATGGAAATACCCAAAGTTCATTTTTTAATGATATATTGAATAATAAGTATGAATATTTTCCGTCTTCTCTTAAAACATTCATATTGATAGCTTTATTAACATTTTTACCGGCATTTTTATTAATGATGACTAGTTTTACAAGAATTATCATAGTTTTCAGTTTATTAAGAAATGCTTTAGGAATACCAAATTCTCCTTCTAATCAAATAATAGTAGGTCTTTCACTTTTTTTAACTTTTTTTATTATGTCTCCGGTTTTGAATGAATCTTATAAAATAGGGTACGTTCCTTTTTCAGAAAATAAAATCACAATAAAGGAAACTATAGAAAAAAGTATAAATCCTTTTAAAAAATTTATGTTAAATCAAGTGAAAGAATCTGATCTTATTGCTTTTTCTAATCTTTCTCATGAATTTACTTTTCAAAAAAAAATAGATGTTCCTATGAATATTTTATTACCTTCTTTTATTATAAGTGAATTAAAAGCTGCTTTTCAAATTGGGTTTACTATTTTTATTCCTTTTTTAATAGTAGATTTAGTAGTAGCTAGTGTTCTAATGTCATTAGGCATGATGATGGTTCCTCCATCAACTATTTCCCTACCATTGAAATTAATGTTATTTGTTTTAGTTGATGGTTGGCAATTGTTAGTTTTTTCATTATCAAATAGTTTTCATATTTAA
- a CDS encoding beta-ketoacyl synthase N-terminal-like domain-containing protein, translated as MKRVVITGLGIISSIGNNSKDVLISLKKQSSGIVFSNFMKKIGAQSQIFGNIKNNMDILSKICNKKIRFMNFSSAYAYLTMLEAIKDANLKENVFQRNPRVGIIVGSSINFFSKFNLFKNKKITKQKKKFSTYSLIQTMTSNISSCLSTFFNIYGISYSISSACASSAHCIGNAYELIKCGKQDIIFSGGSESLNKELILKFDAMRVLSKKRNHNPKEASRAYDFDRDGFVISEGSGILVLEELNHAISRNAKIYAEIVGYGFSSDGKNMVKPSVKGIFQCMKLALNEINYPIDYLNTHATSTKVGDISELIAIEQIFKKKIPFISSTKSLTGHSLGSSGVHELIYSILMLKYGFIVPSINIFNLDPNAKKFPIVQNFINSRVNTIMSNSFGFGGTNASLIIKNFFLNL; from the coding sequence GTGAAAAGAGTTGTTATTACGGGGTTAGGTATTATTTCTAGTATAGGAAATAATAGTAAAGATGTATTGATTTCGTTAAAAAAACAAAGTTCAGGCATAGTATTTTCTAATTTTATGAAAAAAATAGGTGCTCAAAGTCAAATCTTCGGTAATATAAAAAATAATATGGATATTTTAAGTAAAATTTGTAATAAAAAAATTCGATTTATGAATTTTTCTTCAGCATATGCTTATTTAACAATGTTGGAAGCTATTAAAGATGCTAACTTAAAAGAAAATGTTTTTCAACGAAATCCTCGTGTAGGAATTATTGTAGGTTCTTCTATAAATTTTTTTTCTAAATTTAATTTATTCAAAAATAAAAAAATAACAAAACAAAAAAAAAAATTTAGTACTTATTCTTTAATACAAACAATGACATCGAATATTTCTTCTTGTCTTTCTACTTTTTTTAATATTTATGGAATCAGTTATTCGATCAGTTCTGCTTGTGCTAGTTCAGCTCATTGTATAGGAAACGCTTATGAATTGATTAAATGTGGTAAGCAAGATATTATTTTTTCGGGTGGATCAGAGTCATTAAATAAAGAATTGATATTAAAATTTGATGCAATGAGAGTGCTATCTAAAAAAAGAAACCATAATCCTAAAGAAGCTTCTAGAGCTTATGATTTTGACAGAGATGGTTTTGTTATATCTGAAGGGTCTGGTATTTTAGTGCTAGAAGAATTAAATCATGCTATATCTAGAAATGCAAAAATATATGCTGAAATAGTAGGGTATGGTTTTAGTTCAGATGGAAAAAATATGGTGAAACCTTCAGTTAAAGGAATTTTTCAATGTATGAAACTAGCATTAAATGAAATAAATTATCCAATAGATTATTTAAATACACACGCTACTTCTACTAAAGTAGGAGATATATCTGAACTAATTGCTATCGAGCAAATATTTAAAAAAAAAATTCCATTTATTTCCTCTACAAAGAGTTTAACTGGTCATTCATTGGGATCTTCAGGTGTACATGAATTAATTTATTCTATTTTAATGTTAAAATACGGATTTATTGTACCAAGTATTAATATTTTTAACTTGGATCCTAATGCTAAAAAATTTCCGATAGTACAAAATTTTATAAATTCTAGAGTTAATACTATTATGTCAAATAGCTTTGGATTTGGAGGTACTAACGCATCATTAATTATAAAAAATTTTTTTCTTAATCTTTAA